The sequence below is a genomic window from Rhizobium gallicum bv. gallicum R602sp.
TTCGCAGTCGCGGGTCGATCGCGAGATAGGACATATCGACCAGGAAATTCATGATGACGACGAGCGCGGCAAAGAACAGCACGACGTCCTGCATGGCGATGATGTCGCGTTGCGACAATGCCTGAAAGGCAAGCCGTCCAAGACCTGGAAGGTTGAAGACGTTTTCGACCAGAATCGCGCCGGCCACCAGGAACGTAAACTGCAGTCCAAGGGTGGTCAGGATCGGCACCAGCGCATTCGGCACGGCGTGCCGCCATAAGACTGCGCGGGCCGACAGTCCCTTCGCGAGCGCCGTGCGCGTGAAGTCCTCGTGCAGCGTTTCCAGTACCGCTGTGCGGGTGACGCGCGTCAGCACGCCTGCTTGCGGAAGCGCTAAGGCTGTGGCGGGCATAACCAGCGCCTGCAGTGCGGGCCAAAGCCCGCTACCCCAGCCGGGAAAGCCACCTGCCGGCATGAGCCCAAGTGTTGTCGAAAACAGGATGATCAGCAGCAGTGCCACCCAGAAAGCCGGAACGGCAATGCTTACCTGTGAAAAGAGCGTCGCTATGATATCGGCGATGCCGTCGCGCCGTGCTGCCGCGAAGGTACCGAGCGGCACGGCGATGACGACGGAAAGGAGGATCGCGAACAGCGCCAGCGGCAGCGTCACCGCCAGCCGCTCGATGATCAGTCCCGCAACCGGCACGCCATAGGTATAAGACTGCCCGAGATCACCGGATAACACCCCGGCTACCCATTGGCCGTAGCGAAGGAGCA
It includes:
- a CDS encoding ABC transporter permease; this encodes MIALLGRRFAGLILTLAAVSFLIFAVMDLLPGDPASIMLGTSATPETLAALRHELGLDQPLLLRYGQWVAGVLSGDLGQSYTYGVPVAGLIIERLAVTLPLALFAILLSVVIAVPLGTFAAARRDGIADIIATLFSQVSIAVPAFWVALLLIILFSTTLGLMPAGGFPGWGSGLWPALQALVMPATALALPQAGVLTRVTRTAVLETLHEDFTRTALAKGLSARAVLWRHAVPNALVPILTTLGLQFTFLVAGAILVENVFNLPGLGRLAFQALSQRDIIAMQDVVLFFAALVVIMNFLVDMSYLAIDPRLRKDV